From a region of the Haloferax volcanii DS2 genome:
- a CDS encoding Hsp20/alpha crystallin family protein, translated as MSMQQFAGGNERFIRRYEYEDSWVIAADVGLSEDEVDVDIVGSTAIVVADTGDRVTETEFELPAGGDADVAVRNGVLTITLTK; from the coding sequence ATGAGCATGCAACAGTTCGCCGGCGGGAACGAGCGGTTCATTCGCCGGTACGAATACGAAGACAGCTGGGTCATCGCGGCCGACGTGGGTCTCTCGGAAGACGAGGTCGACGTGGACATCGTCGGGTCGACGGCCATCGTCGTGGCCGACACCGGCGACCGCGTGACCGAGACTGAGTTCGAACTCCCCGCCGGCGGCGACGCCGACGTGGCGGTTCGAAACGGCGTGCTCACCATCACCCTCACCAAGTAA
- a CDS encoding alpha/beta fold hydrolase, whose translation METASVDHHGRETAYRHRDAGGEGPTLLCVHGSGGAHGVWRGQFRLASDYPVAALDLSGHGDSDDVDADAGYETLSAYVDDVVAVAEETDASVLVGNSLGGAVVLTLALERDLDLDALVLAGTGAKLAVLSDLLDWLENDFDRAVSFLHGEDKLFHTDDERLVEGSKEAMYDAGQAVTLRDFLSCHTFDVRDEVSEISVPTLALVGEYDRLTPPSYHEYLAETMPDGELGTVEDAAHLAMLERPAAFNEAVKSFLDRRVA comes from the coding sequence ATGGAGACGGCTTCGGTGGACCACCACGGACGGGAGACAGCCTATCGACACCGCGACGCGGGGGGCGAGGGACCGACGCTCCTCTGCGTCCACGGCAGCGGCGGCGCACACGGCGTCTGGCGCGGCCAGTTCCGCCTCGCGAGCGACTACCCGGTCGCCGCACTGGACCTGAGCGGCCACGGCGACAGCGACGACGTGGACGCCGACGCCGGCTACGAGACGCTGTCGGCCTACGTCGACGACGTGGTCGCCGTGGCCGAGGAGACCGACGCGAGCGTCCTCGTCGGCAACTCGCTCGGCGGCGCAGTCGTCCTGACGCTCGCGCTCGAACGCGACCTCGACCTCGACGCGCTCGTCCTCGCGGGCACGGGCGCGAAACTCGCCGTGCTCTCGGACCTGTTGGACTGGCTCGAAAACGACTTCGACCGCGCCGTCTCCTTCCTCCACGGCGAGGACAAACTGTTCCACACCGACGACGAGCGCCTCGTCGAGGGCTCCAAAGAAGCGATGTACGACGCCGGACAGGCGGTCACCCTCCGAGACTTCCTGTCGTGTCACACGTTCGACGTGCGCGACGAAGTGAGCGAGATTTCGGTGCCGACGCTCGCGCTCGTCGGCGAGTACGACCGCCTGACGCCGCCGTCGTACCACGAGTACCTCGCGGAGACGATGCCCGACGGCGAACTCGGGACCGTCGAAGACGCCGCGCACCTCGCGATGCTCGAACGGCCGGCGGCGTTCAACGAGGCCGTGAAGTCGTTCCTCGACCGCCGCGTGGCGTAA
- the panB gene encoding 3-methyl-2-oxobutanoate hydroxymethyltransferase — protein MVTVRSIRAKAGSEPITMLTAYDAPTAGVVDEAGIDIVLVGDSMGNTALGYDSTLPVTVEDVASRTAAVARATDDALVVADMPFLSVGVDEASSVEHCGRMLKEADADAVKLECGPHTVELTERLVRLGVPVMAHLGLTPQRVKEVGYGRQGTDRDDAQEILDLAKAHAEAGAFSLVLEHVPANLAKQVTEAIDIPTIGIGAGPDCDGQVLVVDDVVGMSDRTPPFATQFGDVKSEMEKAVGAYRDAVEAGEFPADEHSHVEDDLDELY, from the coding sequence ATGGTCACGGTACGGTCCATTCGGGCGAAGGCTGGTAGCGAGCCCATCACGATGCTCACGGCGTACGACGCGCCGACCGCGGGCGTCGTCGACGAGGCGGGCATCGACATCGTCCTCGTCGGCGACAGCATGGGTAACACGGCGCTCGGCTACGACTCGACGCTCCCGGTGACCGTCGAGGACGTGGCGAGCCGAACCGCCGCGGTGGCGCGCGCGACCGACGACGCCCTCGTCGTCGCTGATATGCCCTTCCTCTCGGTCGGCGTGGACGAGGCGTCGAGCGTCGAGCACTGCGGCCGGATGCTCAAGGAGGCCGACGCCGACGCGGTCAAACTGGAGTGCGGTCCCCACACCGTCGAGTTGACCGAACGCCTCGTCCGACTCGGCGTCCCCGTGATGGCCCACCTCGGGCTAACGCCCCAGCGCGTCAAGGAGGTCGGCTACGGCAGGCAGGGCACCGACCGCGACGACGCACAGGAGATTCTCGACCTCGCGAAGGCCCACGCCGAGGCGGGCGCGTTCTCGCTCGTCCTCGAACACGTCCCGGCGAACCTCGCGAAACAGGTCACAGAGGCCATCGACATCCCGACAATCGGCATCGGCGCGGGCCCCGACTGCGACGGGCAGGTGCTCGTCGTCGACGACGTGGTCGGCATGAGCGACCGCACCCCGCCCTTCGCGACCCAGTTCGGCGACGTGAAATCGGAGATGGAGAAGGCGGTCGGCGCGTACCGGGACGCCGTCGAGGCCGGTGAGTTCCCGGCCGACGAACACAGCCACGTCGAAGACGACCTCGACGAACTGTACTGA
- a CDS encoding type IV pilin — protein sequence MPALAPSERRSSRGISPVVGVSLLVVIVVLLAAMVGMMVMGFEDVLSEPQPQVSFDVDYHPDGVDNGANGAYINITHEFGSLEDGSRVFVVDDANNRIAWEDVWTGGETVGPAGEYAHIDGAGSDSALKPICEAGQRYRVVIEHEDGSSSILVDYEIPTEPTSKSAAC from the coding sequence ATGCCCGCTTTAGCACCCTCCGAGCGCCGCTCGTCCCGCGGCATCTCCCCGGTCGTCGGCGTCTCGCTTCTCGTCGTCATCGTCGTCCTCCTCGCCGCGATGGTCGGGATGATGGTGATGGGGTTCGAAGACGTGCTCTCCGAGCCGCAACCGCAGGTGTCGTTCGACGTGGACTACCACCCCGACGGCGTCGACAACGGCGCGAACGGCGCGTACATCAACATCACCCACGAGTTCGGCAGTCTCGAAGACGGCAGTCGGGTGTTCGTCGTCGACGACGCCAACAACCGAATCGCGTGGGAAGACGTGTGGACCGGCGGCGAGACGGTCGGTCCCGCGGGCGAGTACGCCCACATCGACGGTGCCGGCTCCGACAGCGCGCTGAAGCCCATCTGCGAGGCGGGCCAGCGCTACCGGGTCGTCATCGAACACGAAGACGGGTCGTCGAGTATCCTCGTCGACTACGAGATTCCGACCGAGCCGACCTCCAAAAGCGCCGCCTGCTGA
- a CDS encoding DUF5822 domain-containing protein: MQMTFVTTILVGSPIVAVLSVNAGLQTWGARAEFAIRVGAVIWFVTAVVLFVYAKRTNAGDGGTPPEAELDTDIDAED; the protein is encoded by the coding sequence ATGCAGATGACCTTCGTCACGACGATTCTCGTCGGGTCGCCCATCGTCGCGGTCCTCTCCGTGAACGCGGGGCTCCAGACGTGGGGCGCGCGCGCCGAGTTCGCGATTCGCGTCGGCGCGGTCATCTGGTTCGTGACCGCCGTCGTCCTGTTCGTCTACGCCAAGCGGACCAACGCGGGCGACGGCGGGACGCCCCCCGAGGCGGAGTTAGACACCGACATCGACGCGGAGGACTGA
- a CDS encoding translation initiation factor eIF-2B produces the protein MIDETIEEIREMQTHSSSVVAVKATRALAELTERDYATVEEFERDLERNVGALKRANPSHASLYNALQDVLHSVQGEADDLDEARELTLSTIDRVVETVETGKRHAAQQAAATIEDGQTFLTHDYSSTVMEAVELAVADGAQLTAYVTEARPRFLGRKFARELAAIDDVEPHLMVDGASGMFLPGCDRVIIGMDCIVEETLYNRIGTFPLVAAANEVGVPVTVVGSGAKVVDGGFRFENEIRSPSEVMLEPVEGIELENPAYDATPVDLIDEVITDEGVIEF, from the coding sequence ATGATAGACGAGACCATCGAGGAGATTCGCGAGATGCAGACGCACAGCTCCTCGGTCGTCGCCGTCAAGGCCACGCGGGCGCTCGCGGAACTGACCGAGCGCGACTACGCGACCGTCGAGGAGTTCGAACGCGACCTCGAACGCAACGTCGGCGCGCTCAAGCGGGCGAACCCGTCGCACGCGTCGCTGTACAACGCCCTCCAGGACGTGCTTCACAGCGTCCAAGGCGAGGCGGACGACCTCGACGAGGCGCGGGAGCTCACCCTGTCGACCATCGACCGCGTGGTCGAGACCGTCGAGACGGGCAAGCGCCACGCGGCCCAACAGGCGGCCGCGACCATCGAAGACGGCCAGACGTTCCTCACCCACGACTACTCCTCGACGGTCATGGAGGCCGTCGAACTCGCCGTCGCCGACGGCGCGCAGCTCACCGCCTACGTGACGGAGGCCCGCCCGCGCTTCCTCGGCCGGAAGTTCGCGCGCGAACTCGCCGCCATCGACGACGTCGAGCCGCACCTGATGGTCGACGGCGCGTCCGGGATGTTCCTCCCGGGGTGCGACCGCGTCATCATCGGCATGGACTGCATCGTCGAGGAGACGCTCTACAACCGCATCGGGACGTTCCCGCTCGTCGCCGCCGCCAACGAGGTCGGCGTGCCGGTCACGGTCGTCGGTTCGGGCGCGAAAGTCGTCGACGGCGGCTTCCGCTTCGAAAACGAGATTCGCTCGCCCAGCGAGGTCATGCTCGAACCCGTCGAGGGCATCGAACTGGAGAACCCCGCCTACGACGCCACGCCGGTCGACCTCATCGACGAGGTCATCACCGACGAGGGCGTCATCGAGTTCTGA
- a CDS encoding Gfo/Idh/MocA family protein: MTDKLSVGVLGYRFMGKAHSNALARLPMFFPDAPDVERSVIVGRDEEALSDAAERFGFESTATDWRDVVDDVDVFYNLGPNHLHAEPSIAALEAGASVFCEKPLAPTLDEAEAMRDAARAADGVAGCAFNYRFVPAIRYAKRLIESGELGEIRHVRGRYLQDWLVDADAPWTWRMDEDAAGSGALGDLGAHTIDLVRFLVSDRAGDIDRISGHLQTFVDERPVPGEDEYRPVTVDDAYTAQAEFENGAVGSFEASRFADGHKNDHTIEIHGSEGSLQFSLERLNELEVKTGDARGYETVLVTDEDDPYLDHWWPPGHVLGWEHTFVHENYEFLSAVAGGGDFSPSFEDGYEVQSILDAIERSDEAGEWVSLG, from the coding sequence ATGACTGACAAACTTTCCGTCGGCGTCCTCGGCTACCGCTTCATGGGCAAGGCGCACTCCAATGCGCTCGCCCGCCTGCCGATGTTCTTCCCCGACGCGCCCGACGTGGAGCGCTCAGTCATCGTCGGCCGCGACGAGGAGGCGCTTTCCGACGCGGCGGAGCGCTTCGGCTTCGAATCGACCGCGACCGACTGGCGCGACGTGGTCGACGACGTGGACGTGTTCTACAACCTCGGCCCGAACCACCTCCACGCCGAACCCTCCATCGCCGCGCTCGAAGCCGGTGCCAGCGTCTTCTGCGAGAAGCCGCTCGCGCCGACGCTCGACGAGGCCGAGGCGATGCGCGACGCCGCCCGCGCGGCCGACGGCGTCGCCGGCTGTGCGTTCAACTACCGCTTCGTGCCCGCCATCCGGTACGCCAAGCGACTCATCGAGAGCGGCGAACTCGGCGAGATTCGACACGTTCGCGGGCGCTACTTGCAGGATTGGCTCGTCGACGCCGACGCGCCGTGGACGTGGCGCATGGACGAAGACGCCGCCGGCTCCGGCGCGCTCGGTGACCTCGGCGCGCACACCATCGACCTCGTTCGGTTCCTCGTCAGTGACCGCGCCGGCGACATCGACCGCATCTCGGGGCATCTCCAGACGTTCGTCGACGAGCGGCCCGTCCCCGGCGAGGACGAGTACCGGCCCGTGACCGTCGACGACGCCTACACCGCGCAGGCCGAGTTCGAAAACGGCGCGGTCGGGAGCTTCGAGGCCTCGCGCTTCGCAGACGGCCACAAGAACGACCACACCATCGAGATTCACGGCTCCGAGGGCAGCCTTCAGTTCTCGCTCGAACGCCTCAACGAACTGGAGGTGAAAACCGGCGACGCCCGCGGCTACGAGACGGTGCTCGTCACCGACGAGGACGACCCCTACCTCGACCACTGGTGGCCGCCGGGCCACGTCCTCGGCTGGGAACACACGTTCGTCCACGAGAACTACGAGTTCCTGTCGGCGGTCGCCGGCGGCGGCGACTTCTCGCCGTCGTTCGAGGACGGCTACGAGGTCCAGTCGATTCTCGACGCCATCGAGCGCTCCGACGAGGCCGGCGAGTGGGTCAGCCTCGGCTGA
- a CDS encoding sugar phosphate isomerase/epimerase family protein: MYIGVLTVPLGDEPLDDALDYLSGIGVDGVELAVGGWPGEDHVDRSAVLADDDAQADLLDSVESRDLQISALATHNNPLHPVEETAAEADTELREAIELADALDVNTVTCFSGLPAGGPNDEVPNWITAPWPTEHADAHDYQWEVAVDYWSDLAAFADDHGVDIAIEMHPNMLVYEPTGMLKLREATNERIGANFDPSHLYWQDISITDAIRFLGEEDAIHHFHAKDTKVYESESRIKGVLDTTSYADTADRSWLFRSIGYGHDEGHWKDVVSTLRMVGYEGALSIEHEDALTSSTEGLEKAVDVLSRAVFETQPGDAYWAE; this comes from the coding sequence ATGTACATCGGAGTGCTCACCGTCCCGCTCGGAGACGAACCCCTCGACGACGCGCTCGACTACCTGTCCGGTATCGGCGTCGACGGCGTCGAACTCGCCGTCGGCGGCTGGCCCGGCGAGGACCACGTCGACCGAAGCGCCGTCCTCGCGGACGACGACGCGCAGGCCGACCTCCTCGACTCGGTCGAGAGCCGAGACCTGCAAATCAGCGCGCTCGCGACGCACAACAACCCGCTTCACCCCGTCGAGGAGACGGCCGCCGAGGCCGACACCGAACTCCGCGAGGCCATCGAACTCGCGGACGCCCTCGACGTGAACACCGTCACCTGTTTCTCGGGACTCCCCGCCGGCGGCCCGAACGACGAGGTACCGAACTGGATTACCGCGCCGTGGCCGACCGAGCACGCCGACGCCCACGACTACCAGTGGGAGGTCGCCGTCGACTACTGGTCGGACCTCGCCGCGTTCGCCGACGACCACGGCGTGGACATCGCCATCGAGATGCACCCGAACATGCTCGTCTACGAGCCCACGGGCATGCTGAAGCTCCGCGAGGCGACGAACGAGCGCATCGGCGCGAACTTCGACCCCTCGCACCTCTACTGGCAGGACATCTCCATCACCGACGCGATTCGGTTCCTCGGCGAGGAGGACGCCATCCACCACTTCCACGCGAAGGACACGAAGGTCTACGAGTCCGAGTCGCGCATCAAGGGCGTCCTCGACACGACCTCCTACGCGGACACCGCCGACCGCTCGTGGCTGTTCCGCTCTATCGGCTACGGCCACGACGAAGGCCACTGGAAGGACGTGGTCTCGACGCTCCGCATGGTCGGCTACGAGGGCGCGCTCTCCATCGAACACGAGGACGCGCTCACGTCGTCCACGGAGGGACTCGAAAAGGCCGTCGACGTGCTCTCGCGTGCCGTCTTCGAGACGCAACCCGGCGACGCCTACTGGGCGGAGTAA
- a CDS encoding GNAT family N-acetyltransferase, with translation MSVNVEMRVDAPGQREYAEAAWDLKERIRVEEGLLKQRRGFFMDAYRRSNTYLLYENDALVAFASTRRDGYILFLAVSPDARGEGYGKRLVAEVAREHPVVTCHARTTNTNALDFYERMGFEVRRRIDNYYEDGGAAFYLRLGEEAGLREKLSEFLRR, from the coding sequence GTGAGCGTCAACGTGGAGATGCGGGTCGACGCCCCCGGCCAGCGCGAGTACGCCGAGGCGGCCTGGGACCTGAAAGAGCGGATTCGGGTCGAGGAGGGCCTCCTCAAGCAGCGACGGGGCTTTTTCATGGACGCCTACCGCCGGTCGAACACGTATCTCCTCTACGAGAACGACGCGCTCGTCGCGTTCGCCTCCACGCGGCGCGACGGCTACATCCTCTTTCTCGCGGTCTCGCCCGACGCCCGCGGCGAGGGCTACGGCAAGCGACTCGTCGCCGAGGTCGCGAGGGAGCATCCGGTCGTGACCTGTCACGCCCGGACGACGAACACGAACGCCCTCGACTTCTACGAGCGGATGGGCTTCGAGGTCCGCCGCCGCATCGACAACTACTACGAGGACGGCGGGGCCGCGTTCTACCTCCGACTCGGCGAGGAAGCAGGCCTCAGAGAGAAGCTCTCGGAGTTCCTCCGCCGGTAA
- a CDS encoding archease produces the protein MGFTLRDHTADVAVEADGESLGAVFAAVADGLTAAMCDDPAETGDRFSFAVRAEGREALLFDYLDQLIYERDVRGVLPAAHEATVRLEGDEWVVEASARGVPFADVDARDVKAVTYSEMRLAETDAGWEAYVVFDV, from the coding sequence ATGGGATTCACGCTCCGCGACCACACCGCCGACGTGGCCGTCGAGGCCGACGGCGAGAGCCTCGGTGCCGTCTTCGCCGCCGTCGCCGACGGGCTCACCGCCGCGATGTGCGACGACCCCGCCGAGACGGGCGACCGCTTTTCGTTCGCCGTCCGCGCTGAGGGCCGCGAGGCGCTGTTGTTCGACTACCTCGACCAACTCATCTACGAGCGCGACGTGCGCGGCGTCCTCCCCGCGGCCCACGAGGCGACCGTCCGGCTGGAGGGCGACGAGTGGGTCGTCGAGGCGTCCGCACGCGGCGTCCCCTTCGCCGACGTGGACGCCCGCGACGTGAAGGCTGTCACCTACTCCGAGATGCGACTGGCGGAGACCGACGCCGGGTGGGAGGCGTACGTCGTCTTCGACGTGTGA
- a CDS encoding DoxX family protein: protein MTQHVRGATRLAGLVALLAAGAGSASAHVKYVTPGSDPVEVAAFLSAALTDPFNLAVLGAGGVGVAVAGAAYLRFRPLPNDVRAFRRTMASYESLLPWLLRLAVGLPLVGAGFSGYFFSPAVQSSSPVFVRLFGITVGFLLLFGFGTRLVAAVGLGTYLVGLAVEPALVLAFEYVPGFLAIALVGGGRPSADHVVASMAADDRTFYSRIDPFYRRVALPFVERTRHLEAYVPAVLRVGLGLTFVYLGVAQKLMEPGDALAVVAKYDLTAVVPVAPELWVVGAGLTEALVGVLLVGGAFTRAASGVAFLLFTTTLFGLPDDPVLAHISLFGLVSALLVTGGGPLSVDRALSSRGADDAESDGDASGRSAGA, encoded by the coding sequence ATGACACAGCATGTCCGCGGGGCGACCCGACTCGCCGGCCTCGTCGCGCTCCTCGCGGCGGGGGCGGGGAGCGCGAGCGCGCACGTCAAGTACGTGACGCCGGGGAGCGACCCCGTCGAAGTGGCGGCGTTTCTGTCGGCTGCGCTGACCGACCCGTTCAATCTCGCCGTCCTCGGCGCGGGCGGCGTCGGTGTCGCGGTCGCCGGTGCGGCCTACCTTCGGTTCCGACCGCTCCCGAACGACGTTCGGGCGTTCCGCCGAACGATGGCGTCCTACGAGTCGCTTCTCCCGTGGCTCCTCCGCCTCGCGGTTGGGCTCCCGCTCGTCGGCGCGGGGTTTTCGGGCTACTTCTTCTCGCCCGCAGTCCAGTCCTCGTCACCCGTCTTCGTCCGACTGTTCGGCATCACGGTCGGGTTCCTCCTGCTGTTCGGGTTCGGGACGCGCCTCGTCGCCGCGGTCGGCCTCGGAACCTACCTCGTCGGACTGGCGGTCGAGCCGGCGTTAGTCCTCGCGTTCGAGTACGTGCCGGGCTTCCTCGCCATCGCACTCGTCGGCGGCGGCCGCCCCAGCGCTGACCACGTCGTCGCCTCGATGGCCGCCGACGACCGGACGTTCTACTCCCGCATCGACCCGTTCTATCGTCGGGTCGCCCTCCCGTTCGTCGAGCGGACTCGCCACCTCGAAGCCTACGTGCCCGCGGTTCTCCGGGTCGGCCTCGGCCTCACGTTCGTCTACCTCGGCGTCGCTCAGAAGCTCATGGAGCCGGGCGACGCGCTTGCGGTCGTCGCCAAGTACGACCTCACCGCGGTCGTCCCGGTCGCACCAGAACTGTGGGTCGTCGGCGCGGGGCTGACTGAGGCGCTCGTCGGCGTCCTGCTCGTCGGCGGCGCGTTCACCAGAGCGGCCTCCGGCGTCGCCTTCCTGCTGTTCACGACGACGCTGTTCGGCCTGCCGGACGACCCCGTGCTGGCGCACATCTCGCTTTTCGGTCTCGTGTCGGCGCTGCTCGTGACCGGCGGCGGGCCGCTGTCCGTGGACCGCGCGCTTTCCAGCCGCGGCGCGGACGACGCCGAGAGCGACGGCGACGCGTCTGGGCGGTCCGCCGGCGCGTGA
- a CDS encoding RtcB family protein — translation METREFGDIELRRVREHVWEIPREGEMNAPARVLASEALLDHIGDDKTLEQLRNATHLPGITKHAICMPDGHQGYGFPVGGVGATDTADGCLSPGAVGYDINCGVRMMTTNLTYEDLQGHEEELVDALFEAVPSGLGGGGVVKGDAETIEDILARGMRWAVDAGYATDDDLAHCEDEGFRDDARPEFVSQKAKDRGRNQIGSLGSGNHFLEVQRVTDVYRDDVAESFGLEADQIVVLIHCGSRGLGHQTCTDYLRRIEQEHADLLDDLPDKELAAAPAGSELAEEYYGAMCAAINFAWVNRQLIMHRTREVFADVFDRDWRDMEMRLLYDVAHNIAKKEVHMVDGEERELYVHRKGATRAFPAGRPELPPAYADVGQPVIIPGSMGAGSYVLRGGDQSLDLTFGSTAHGAGRLMSRTKAKQEYWGETVQDELREQEKIYVKAQSGATVAEEAPGVYKDVDEVVRVSDELGIGDKVARTFPVCNIKG, via the coding sequence ATGGAAACGCGCGAGTTCGGCGACATCGAACTGCGACGGGTTCGCGAGCACGTCTGGGAGATTCCGCGGGAGGGCGAGATGAACGCCCCCGCGCGGGTGCTGGCCTCCGAGGCGCTGCTCGACCACATCGGCGACGACAAGACGCTCGAACAGCTGCGGAACGCGACGCACCTGCCAGGTATCACCAAACACGCCATCTGCATGCCCGACGGCCACCAGGGCTACGGGTTCCCGGTCGGCGGCGTCGGCGCGACCGACACCGCGGACGGCTGTCTCTCCCCCGGCGCGGTCGGCTACGACATCAACTGCGGCGTCCGGATGATGACGACGAACCTCACCTACGAGGACCTTCAGGGCCACGAGGAGGAACTCGTCGACGCCCTGTTCGAGGCCGTCCCCTCGGGACTCGGCGGCGGCGGCGTCGTCAAGGGCGACGCCGAGACCATCGAGGACATCCTCGCCCGCGGGATGCGCTGGGCGGTCGACGCCGGTTACGCCACGGACGACGACCTCGCCCACTGCGAGGACGAAGGCTTCCGCGACGACGCCCGTCCCGAGTTCGTCTCCCAGAAGGCGAAAGACCGCGGCCGCAACCAAATCGGCAGTCTCGGCTCCGGAAACCACTTCCTCGAAGTCCAGCGCGTCACGGACGTCTACCGCGACGACGTGGCCGAGTCGTTCGGCCTCGAAGCGGACCAAATCGTCGTCCTCATCCACTGTGGCTCCCGCGGACTCGGCCACCAGACCTGCACCGACTACCTCCGGCGCATCGAGCAAGAACACGCCGACCTGCTCGACGACCTGCCGGACAAGGAGCTCGCGGCCGCGCCCGCCGGCTCCGAACTCGCAGAGGAGTACTACGGCGCGATGTGCGCCGCCATCAACTTCGCCTGGGTGAACCGACAGCTCATCATGCACCGCACGCGCGAGGTGTTCGCGGACGTGTTCGACCGCGACTGGCGCGACATGGAGATGCGCCTGTTGTACGACGTGGCGCACAACATCGCCAAGAAGGAGGTCCACATGGTAGACGGCGAAGAGCGCGAACTCTACGTCCACCGGAAGGGCGCGACGCGGGCGTTCCCCGCGGGCCGGCCCGAACTCCCGCCCGCCTACGCCGACGTGGGCCAGCCGGTCATCATCCCCGGGAGCATGGGCGCGGGGAGCTACGTCCTCCGCGGCGGCGACCAGTCGCTCGACCTCACCTTCGGCTCGACCGCCCACGGCGCGGGCCGGCTCATGAGCCGAACGAAGGCGAAACAGGAGTACTGGGGCGAGACGGTGCAGGACGAGCTCCGCGAGCAGGAGAAGATATACGTGAAAGCCCAGTCGGGCGCGACGGTCGCAGAAGAAGCGCCGGGCGTCTACAAGGACGTCGACGAGGTCGTCCGCGTCTCCGACGAGTTGGGCATCGGCGACAAGGTCGCGCGGACGTTCCCCGTCTGCAACATCAAGGGCTGA
- a CDS encoding HAD family hydrolase: MTLPDLSAFDAVVYDLDGTLVDLRVDWNDAASDAAAVLRNAGVDADSLDLWKMLDAADDAGVRDDLERELAAHEREGAWLSDRLPLADHLADDGVPSGVCSLNAEDACRVALDVHDLSDHVDAVVGRDSVATRKPDPEPLLTTLERMAVDPDSAVFVGDSARDEVTADRAGVAFRYVDGGPTGV, translated from the coding sequence ATGACGCTCCCCGACCTCTCGGCGTTCGACGCGGTCGTCTACGACCTCGACGGGACGCTCGTCGACCTCCGCGTCGACTGGAACGACGCCGCCAGCGACGCCGCGGCCGTCCTACGGAACGCCGGCGTCGATGCCGACTCGCTGGACCTCTGGAAGATGCTCGACGCGGCCGACGACGCCGGCGTCCGCGACGACCTAGAGCGAGAGCTCGCGGCCCACGAACGGGAGGGCGCGTGGCTCTCCGACCGCCTTCCCCTCGCGGACCACCTCGCCGATGACGGCGTCCCCTCCGGCGTCTGCTCGCTCAACGCCGAGGACGCCTGCCGGGTCGCGCTCGACGTGCACGACCTTTCGGACCACGTCGACGCCGTCGTCGGCCGCGACAGCGTGGCGACGCGCAAGCCCGACCCGGAGCCGTTGCTCACGACGCTCGAACGCATGGCGGTCGACCCCGACTCGGCCGTGTTCGTCGGCGACTCGGCCCGCGACGAGGTGACGGCCGACCGCGCCGGCGTCGCCTTCAGATACGTCGACGGCGGTCCCACCGGCGTTTGA